DNA sequence from the Acidobacteriota bacterium genome:
TGATGTGTAGCAAAGGTTTTCTTAAAAGAATGTTGCCGTTTTTCGCGACTTTCGCGTTTGGCTTGTTTATCGCCAGCTTTTTTGTTTCGATCAGTGCCCCGAATTTTAACCGCGGCAATTGGGGCGGACGCCACAAAGAAATGAAGCGGCTCCGCTATGAGAACGAGATGCTCAAGAATGAGAATCTTCGGCTCAAAAATCAGCTCGGAAGCCAAGTGATGACGTTCGACGATCTCCCGAAGGTAAGCCACGACCATTTTTCAGGCCATGGGCCGGAAATTCCGGTACTCGACGCGCCGGCACCGCCGCCGATGCCAAGACACGGCAGATAATTTCTCCAAAAGTTTAAAACCACAGGTTAACGTGCCGCGATGCGATGTGTTAATCTGTGGTTTCTTTATTTTATGGACGAGTCTCAGGCAAGAAAACTGATCGTTGAGGTCGGCAAACTCCTGTACGAACGCAGCTATGTGGTCGCGTTTGACGGCAATGTGAGCATTCGGCTTGACGAGAACACGGTGCTTGCCACGCCGACGATGACCTCGAAGGGGCGAATGACCGAAGATTGTCTGGCTCTCACTGATCTCGACGGTAAGCCCCTGAACGACAAGCGAGCTTCTTCCGAACTCGCGATGCATCTGCTGATCTACAAGATGCGGCCGGATATTCATGCCGTTTGCCACGCTCATCCTGCACACGGGACGGCGTTTGCAGTGGCTGGGCTGGCGATCGATCAGCCGATCCTTTCCGAAGTTGTTTTGACGCTCGGATGCGTGCCGCTGACCGCATACGGAACGCCCTCTACGGACGAGCTGACCGAGGCGATGAAACCCTTTGTGCCGCATCACAACGCACTTTTAATGGCCAATCACGGAGCAGTCGCCTACGGTGAACATCTCTGGCAAGCGTACGACCGCCTCGAAACGCTCGAGCACACGGCCAAGATCGCGATCCTCGCAAAAGCGCTCGGCGGAGCGAATGACTTGCCTGAAGGTGCGGTAAAAAAGTTGATAGAGATCAGGGAGAAGGCTGGCTTTTTGGGGACGAACGCCCGTTGTCAGGCGTGCGGATATCTACACGAAGCCCAGATCGCGTGCGATCTCGACGTTTCGTATCCGTCCAACGGAAATTCGAACGGCGAGAAAATATCGTTCACCCGCGAAGAACTCATCGACCTTTTGAGCCAAGCGGCCAAATTGGGTTAAACTAGCGGGATAGAATTGTTTTAGACGAATCAGGAGTAAAACTAAATGCAAGAAGCTTTAGGAATGGTAGAAACCAAGGGTCTCGTGGCTGTCATCGAGGCTGCCGATGCGATGGTCAAGGCAGCAAATGTAACTCTCGTGAGTTACGAAAAGATCGGAGCAGGCTTCGTGACGGCGATCGTTCGTGGTGACGTAGCAGCTGTCAAAGCGGCGACAGATGCAGGAGCTGCTGCTGCTCGCCGAGTCGGCGAACTCGTCAGCGTCCACGTCATCCCGCGTCCGCACTCAAGCGTCGATGAGACGTTGCCGGTAGTTAAAAAATAGGCATTGTTCGTTGATCGTCGTTCGTAGATCGTTGCTTTTTGCACTCGACAACGAACAACGAGCAACCAACAACGAACAAAATCCATGATCATCGCACGCATCATGGGCACGGTCGTGTCCACCCAAAAAGACGAACGCCTGCTCGGGAAAAAGCTGCTCATCGTCAAGCCGATCAACCTCGACGGTACAGACCAGAGCGGCTATATCGTCTCCGTTGATACGGTTGGGGCCGGGTTTCACGAGAAGGTAATCGTCGTAGGCGGCTCATCCGCGCGGCTGGCCGAGGGCAACAAAGATTGTCCCGTTGACTCCGCGATCATAGGGGTGATCGACGAAATAGATTTCAAAGTCTAGTCATATGCAGATCGCTCGCGTAATCGGAACCGTCGTTGCAACCGTCAAGAACGAGGCCCTCGATGGGCGAAAGTTTCTGATCGTGCAGACGCTCGACGCCGATCTTAAGCCGAAAGGCTCGCCAACGATCGCTCTCGACGCGGTTGGTGCGGGCGAAGGCGAATTGGTTTTCTGGTGCCGCGGCAAAGAGGCCTCGTTCCCGTTCAAACGCGACGAAACGCCCACAGACTGCACCATCGTCGGGATCATCGATTCCGACGCACACGTTTTTCAAGGGTGAATTGTTAATTGTAAATTGTTAATCGAGAGACAATTTATAATTCTCCATTTACGATTAACCATTCAAATGCTCTTAGCCCGTGTCATCGGTAACGTGGTCGCAACGCAGAAAAATCAGCGTTACGAGGGAACGCGCGCAATGCTTTGCAGGCAGATCACTCCGGAGGGCGAGGATATGGATTATACCTGCATCGCTCTCGACTCAGTAAACGCAGGCGAGGGCGACATTGTCGTCATTGTCCAGGAAGGCTGGGGAGCCTCGACTGCATCGACCGGTAAGCCGGGAGCGGCGATCGATTCGGCGATCGTAGGTGTGGTCGATTACGTCGACCTGCTGCCGAACGAGAAATAGATCGTGCGTCCTTTTCCCGCGAACGTAATGAACAAAGATCAGATAAACAATCTGGCTGAGAAGATCGCTCAGGTGATCGCATCGGAATCCAAAACGGGAGATCTCGGTTCGATACAGAAGAGCCTCGATGCGATCAACGAGCGTCTTGATCGGCTAGAAGCATCGCCGTCGATCTCAAATCTAAGATCGAATATCTTAAATAGTGTTCATCCAAGCCAAGATAAATTCGCTGTCGCGGAAGCGATCGTTGAAGGGCTGTTTGCTCAGAAAGAGAAGGCGTGCACGTTCGAGCCAACAAAGGCTTGCGATCAATGTTCGATGTGCAATTCGCGGGGATTTTAGGAAGAAGTCTAGCCACTAAAGTACACGAAAAAAGCACGAAATAGGTTGGCTCCTTTTTCGTGCTTTTTGTGTTATTTAGTAGTTACTTACTTATGGTTTGGCAGGTGACGTATTTGCCGGAGCCGGAGCTGCCGGAGCGGCTGCGGGCTTTCTGAGCGAATTAGCATCGCCTACGCTCGGAGCCGTCCGCGAACCCGGTTCCGCTTCGAAATATGGCTGTTCTTTGTAGCCAAAAATGCTTGCGGTAATTACCGCGGGGAACGAGTTTCGCAGCGTATTGTAATCTTTCACAGCGTCGCCGTAATCGATTCGGGCAGTATTTATTCGGTTCTCCGTACCAGATAGTTCGTCTTGCACCTTCATAAACGCATCGCTCGAACGCAGGACCGGATAGGTTTCCTGCAGGCTCAGTAGACGCCCGATCGTGCCTCCAAATGTATTGTTGGCGGCGATAATCTCTTGCTTTTGCTCCGGCGATTTATCGCCATCCGCACCGGTCGGTGCCGCAGCGGAGGCGTTCAAAAGACGAGAGCGGGCATCGGCGATCTGGCCAAAAACTTCCTGCTCCTGAACTCCAGCCATTTTGGCGGTCTCGACCAGGTTCGGTATCAGGTCGGCACGCCTCTGCAACGAACTCTCGACGTTAGACCACTTCGACTTTACGTTCTGCTGTTTTGCGTTGAGGTCATTGTAGCTGCAGCCGCTAAGGCCGAATGCCGCGAATAAAACCAAAGATAATAAGATCGCTCTTTTCATTTTTACTTCTCCTATTGATAAAGCTGTTATTTTCCGATCGAATCCACAGCATTTATAACGTTCTCGATCTGTTCCAAATAGTCACCAAACAGTTCGTTGGCACTCTTTTCGTCAAATTTTCCAGTGAACTTATTCTCACGGATATCAAATATTTTTTCAAACGGCGTGCCGTCGATGTTAAGATTCTTCGCCGTCAAAGCAACGATCTCGTGCTTAGTTGCGGGCGGGCTGAAACCCTGCAGGATCAGCACCGCACGGAATAAAGCCGAAAAACTCGAGAGGCTGTCCGCCATTAAACGCTTCAATCCATCGACGGACGCCGATGCTGGAATGTACTGGCGGCGTAGCTGGATCAGCTTGCTTCGCAGTTCATATTCTGCCTGCAAACGCAGGGATTTATCCGATATCTCAAGCCCCGCCAGAACGTCCGGGCCGTATAGAACCTTGCGAGCGATGCTCATCTGATGAAACTCGATCGGGAAGACATCTGCCGCATTTTGCAGTTCGGAAACGGTGAAATAGACCGGCACGGGATTACCCAGACGGGCCCACTCGCGGACGCAGGCGTGCGCGTTTCTGAGGTCTTCGGGGCCGATCTTGTGCATTGCGATCAGGATGTTGTAGTCCGATCGCTTGGGCACAAAATCGCCGGCCGCGGCTGAGCCGTAGAGGATGACGGACGACAGATTCTTGCCGTGCGTCGCCTTTAGATCATCAACAAATGCGTGAAATCTCTCCATATTTACCAATCACCTCCAGCTCCACCACCACCAAAATCACCACCACCACCAAAGCCACCCCAATCCGAACCACCACCGGATGAACTGCCCCAATCACTCGATGAAGACGAGCTTCCGGAACCGCTGGAAAGTATACTTCCTATCACCCACGGCAACGCACTAGCACCGCCTCCACCAGATCCACCACCGAATCCGCCTCCACCCCAGCGATCCTTATCGCCCTTAGTCGGCCCGCCTTTTGAGCGGCTGAAGATGATGATGAGAATGACGAGAATGATGACCGCGCAGCAAAAAATGCCGAAAAGCGAGACTCCGCCGGCGGACTTTTTCGTCGTTGCAGGTGTGTTAACGGCGGGCGATCCCGTGCTTTTGCTTTTGATCGTGGCAATGTAGGCGTCGATCGTATCGGAAATTCCCTTGCCGTAATTGCCTTTTCGAAACTCCGGTACGAGATATTGCCGCTGCAAACTGCCGACGAGGCCGTCAGGAAGCTCGTCCTCGAGATCTTTGCTGACCTGGGTGAAATATTTTCGGTCGTCGATAGCTACGAACAGCAGGGCACTCGGATTATCGTCTTCTTTCGAACCGATCTTCCAGCCCCGAGCGACAGCGATCGAGTATTCTGAGATCGCGCGGTCGCCGGTGGTTTTTACGACGGCAACTGCGATCTCGACCGATGGATTTGTTGTGTCCTTAAGATTCTTTAGTTTTACTTCGAGCTGCTGTTTGGTCGCGGCGTCGATCGCTCCGGCGTAATCGTTGACGAAGCCGGTCGGAGCCGGCAAGGGCGAGGTGTTGATCGACCAGGGTTGATTTTCCTGGGCGTGAGCAGCGAAAACGCCGAGTACCACCGCCATCGTCGCGACAAGAAGTTTTAATTGTGCCGGCAAAGATCTATTTATCATTAGTAGGGCAAAAACGTCCCGCCAATCAAGAAAGTATTACGAATTCTAACATGCGATGTTCGCGAAATCGCAATCACGCCTTTCTAACTTCGAGGATCTTGGCCTTGAAAACGCGCATTGCCGCCCTCACGGAAGGATGTGCTTTCGCGTACGCCAATAGTTCTTCGTCGGTCGGTTCGGCACCGAGCACGGGCAGCTCCACATGGACGTCTTCTGTATGGCCGAGTTCCTCTTTTAGCTTTAACACATCGAATGCTGGAACGACCGCCGCTGCGGTATGGCCATTCGGGGTATAAGATCTGGCAGCAGGCCTTTCGTAAACGTCTCCAAATAGGACCTTTACAATGTTGGAGGCGTTCTTGATCGGCATGAGATCGTCGTCGTCGAATGTGAGTTTTTCTTCGTAGCTTTCATCGAGCCGCTTGTCGTCGAAATGTTCGAGTTCGTCTGCCGACAGAGGCATCAGCCGAACCTGAAGCTGCGAGAAATTCTCCCGAATCGGAGCTCTCGGCAAAGGAACGGGTTCGAAATCCTCACCCGGCGAAAACGGGGATTCCTCAAAAACAGGCTCGTCAAATCCGTGAAATTCTTCAGGCGGTTCGGGCGGGTCGAATCTTGGCGGAGCCGGAGTTTCAACGCGAAGCGGAGCCTTTTCGACGGGTTTGGGAGCCTCGATCGGCTCGATGGCCTTTGCCGCGGCGGGCGGCGGGTCAATAATTAGAGTTTTTTTTTCCGGGACGGCGGCTGCGGCTATCGAACTGACGGGCATCGGTGAGCCGTTCGTCAGGGCATCTAGTCGTTCCAAAATGCTCTC
Encoded proteins:
- a CDS encoding EutN/CcmL family microcompartment protein, which translates into the protein MIIARIMGTVVSTQKDERLLGKKLLIVKPINLDGTDQSGYIVSVDTVGAGFHEKVIVVGGSSARLAEGNKDCPVDSAIIGVIDEIDFKV
- the eutM gene encoding ethanolamine utilization microcompartment protein EutM; its protein translation is MQEALGMVETKGLVAVIEAADAMVKAANVTLVSYEKIGAGFVTAIVRGDVAAVKAATDAGAAAARRVGELVSVHVIPRPHSSVDETLPVVKK
- a CDS encoding EutN/CcmL family microcompartment protein, translated to MQIARVIGTVVATVKNEALDGRKFLIVQTLDADLKPKGSPTIALDAVGAGEGELVFWCRGKEASFPFKRDETPTDCTIVGIIDSDAHVFQG
- a CDS encoding nucleotidyltransferase domain-containing protein, whose translation is MERFHAFVDDLKATHGKNLSSVILYGSAAAGDFVPKRSDYNILIAMHKIGPEDLRNAHACVREWARLGNPVPVYFTVSELQNAADVFPIEFHQMSIARKVLYGPDVLAGLEISDKSLRLQAEYELRSKLIQLRRQYIPASASVDGLKRLMADSLSSFSALFRAVLILQGFSPPATKHEIVALTAKNLNIDGTPFEKIFDIRENKFTGKFDEKSANELFGDYLEQIENVINAVDSIGK
- a CDS encoding LemA family protein, producing MKRAILLSLVLFAAFGLSGCSYNDLNAKQQNVKSKWSNVESSLQRRADLIPNLVETAKMAGVQEQEVFGQIADARSRLLNASAAAPTGADGDKSPEQKQEIIAANNTFGGTIGRLLSLQETYPVLRSSDAFMKVQDELSGTENRINTARIDYGDAVKDYNTLRNSFPAVITASIFGYKEQPYFEAEPGSRTAPSVGDANSLRKPAAAPAAPAPANTSPAKP
- a CDS encoding class II aldolase/adducin family protein, with the translated sequence MDESQARKLIVEVGKLLYERSYVVAFDGNVSIRLDENTVLATPTMTSKGRMTEDCLALTDLDGKPLNDKRASSELAMHLLIYKMRPDIHAVCHAHPAHGTAFAVAGLAIDQPILSEVVLTLGCVPLTAYGTPSTDELTEAMKPFVPHHNALLMANHGAVAYGEHLWQAYDRLETLEHTAKIAILAKALGGANDLPEGAVKKLIEIREKAGFLGTNARCQACGYLHEAQIACDLDVSYPSNGNSNGEKISFTREELIDLLSQAAKLG
- a CDS encoding ethanolamine utilization protein EutN, whose product is MLLARVIGNVVATQKNQRYEGTRAMLCRQITPEGEDMDYTCIALDSVNAGEGDIVVIVQEGWGASTASTGKPGAAIDSAIVGVVDYVDLLPNEK
- a CDS encoding TPM domain-containing protein, whose translation is MPAQLKLLVATMAVVLGVFAAHAQENQPWSINTSPLPAPTGFVNDYAGAIDAATKQQLEVKLKNLKDTTNPSVEIAVAVVKTTGDRAISEYSIAVARGWKIGSKEDDNPSALLFVAIDDRKYFTQVSKDLEDELPDGLVGSLQRQYLVPEFRKGNYGKGISDTIDAYIATIKSKSTGSPAVNTPATTKKSAGGVSLFGIFCCAVIILVILIIIFSRSKGGPTKGDKDRWGGGGFGGGSGGGGASALPWVIGSILSSGSGSSSSSSDWGSSSGGGSDWGGFGGGGDFGGGGAGGDW